A genome region from Akkermansiaceae bacterium includes the following:
- a CDS encoding ABC transporter ATP-binding protein, with translation MISCRDITKSYRKGANLVTPLEKLNLEVPQGEFLALMGPSGSGKTTLLNLISGIDTPSSGSLEINGEDITGFSRKRLTKWRSENVGYIFQLYHLIPVLTAFENVELPLLITSMSRAERRKKVAAVLDLVGLADRSDHTPAELSGGQEQRVAIARALVANPALLVADEPTGDLDRESATHILDLLHTLARDHGKTIVMVTHDARAAAAADRTLHLEKGKLLTEDPNRTPA, from the coding sequence ATGATCTCCTGCAGAGACATCACGAAATCCTACCGCAAGGGCGCGAACCTCGTCACGCCCCTCGAAAAGCTGAACCTGGAAGTCCCGCAGGGCGAGTTCCTCGCGCTCATGGGCCCGTCCGGATCGGGGAAAACCACCCTGCTCAACCTGATCTCCGGCATCGACACCCCCAGCTCCGGCTCGCTGGAAATCAACGGCGAGGACATCACCGGATTTTCCAGGAAACGGCTCACCAAATGGCGCTCGGAAAACGTCGGCTACATCTTCCAGCTCTACCACCTGATCCCTGTCCTGACAGCCTTCGAGAACGTCGAGCTGCCGCTGCTCATCACCTCCATGAGCCGGGCGGAGAGGAGGAAAAAGGTCGCTGCCGTGCTCGATCTGGTCGGCCTTGCGGATCGCTCCGACCACACGCCGGCCGAGCTTTCCGGCGGGCAGGAACAGAGGGTTGCCATCGCGCGGGCGCTGGTGGCAAACCCCGCCCTGCTGGTCGCGGACGAGCCGACCGGCGACCTCGACCGCGAGTCCGCCACGCACATCCTCGATCTGCTGCACACACTTGCGCGGGATCACGGCAAGACCATCGTCATGGTGACGCACGATGCCCGCGCCGCCGCCGCCGCAGACCGCACGTTGCACCTTGAGAAAGGCAAGCTCCTCACCGAAGACCCTAACAGGACACCCGCATGA
- a CDS encoding ABC transporter permease encodes MTALLQLALKQLARHRLRTALTVLGVASGMFLFTSVETLQRSLGAATEETAADTTLVVYRENRFCPMASQLPEHYADEIRQIPNVREVIPIKIIVNNCGASLDVITFRGVPEGLLTKFAPEIEVFDGSAAEWSKRSDAALLGEQFAKRRGLKPGDKFDAVGITVYVAGIIRSPFPQDNNVAYVHLDFLQQASRTGLGIVTQFNVRVEKSADLKPVAEAIDARFKSDQQPTNTRPEKAFFAETAGQLIELIGFTRWLGLGAVLAVIALVANSILLMVRSRVKENAVLRTIGYPGRAIMFLVLSEGGMLGLAGGIAGAGLAWVFLRWQSFTMGSEGHTLAVLPELSTVLFASGAALVLGVVASLHPAIVAIRQPIVKSLRS; translated from the coding sequence ATGACCGCGCTATTGCAACTCGCCCTGAAACAGCTCGCCCGCCACCGCCTGCGGACGGCGCTGACCGTGCTCGGCGTCGCGTCCGGCATGTTCCTTTTCACCTCCGTGGAGACCTTGCAGCGGTCGCTGGGAGCGGCCACCGAGGAGACGGCGGCGGATACCACGCTGGTGGTGTACCGCGAGAACCGCTTCTGCCCCATGGCCAGCCAGCTGCCCGAGCATTACGCCGATGAGATCCGGCAAATCCCGAACGTCCGCGAGGTCATTCCCATCAAGATCATCGTGAACAACTGCGGGGCCAGCCTGGATGTCATCACCTTCCGCGGCGTCCCCGAAGGCCTGCTCACCAAGTTCGCGCCCGAGATCGAGGTCTTCGACGGCTCGGCGGCGGAGTGGTCGAAGCGCAGTGACGCCGCCTTGCTCGGCGAGCAGTTCGCGAAACGCCGCGGGCTCAAGCCGGGCGACAAGTTCGATGCGGTGGGCATCACGGTTTACGTCGCGGGCATCATCCGCTCGCCCTTTCCGCAGGACAACAACGTCGCCTACGTCCACCTCGATTTCCTCCAGCAGGCATCGCGCACCGGGCTGGGGATCGTCACGCAATTCAATGTGCGGGTCGAGAAATCGGCCGACCTGAAACCGGTGGCGGAGGCCATCGACGCCCGTTTCAAATCCGACCAGCAGCCGACCAACACCCGCCCGGAGAAAGCCTTTTTCGCGGAAACCGCAGGCCAACTCATCGAGTTGATCGGCTTCACCCGCTGGCTGGGATTGGGCGCGGTGCTGGCGGTCATCGCCCTCGTGGCAAATTCCATCCTGCTCATGGTGCGCAGCCGCGTGAAGGAGAACGCCGTGCTCCGCACCATCGGCTACCCCGGCCGTGCGATCATGTTCCTGGTTCTCAGCGAGGGCGGGATGCTCGGGCTCGCGGGCGGCATCGCAGGGGCGGGCTTGGCATGGGTTTTCCTGCGCTGGCAGAGCTTCACCATGGGCAGCGAGGGGCACACCCTCGCCGTCCTGCCGGAGCTTTCCACCGTCCTTTTCGCGAGCGGCGCGGCCCTGGTGCTGGGCGTGGTGGCTTCGCTCCATCCGGCCATCGTCGCCATCCGCCAACCCATCGTGAAATCACTTAGGTCATGA
- a CDS encoding ABC transporter permease, translating to MLPLSYALRNLFRDKSRLVQTVGGSALVVLLIMAATALNGGMARTLSASGSPHNAILLGAGSEESIQRSEVSALLGGIAEASIPGVSTILGKPAVSPEIHYMTFLETPAGGKGQGLFRGVTPKALLVHPEVRITSGTFPGAGEVMLGRLAWRKLGLPAESLMPGSKVIIDGAELTVSGIFAAPGTVMESEIWAAIGDLHMLAQRETVSCVVMKMETLRDFAEAELFSQQRLDLELTAMRESDYYAALSDFYRPLRIMTWITAGLVAAGAVFGGFNTLYAAFASRIRELATLQAIGFGRAAVFFSLVQESLVACLAGTLLASVLAIFLLDGLTIPFSIGAFTLTVSPAVAVVGLVAGTLLGVIGSIPPAIRCLQPSLPKALRS from the coding sequence ATGCTGCCACTATCATACGCCCTGCGGAATCTTTTCCGCGACAAGTCCCGGCTCGTGCAGACGGTGGGCGGGTCCGCGCTTGTGGTGCTGCTCATCATGGCGGCGACGGCGCTGAACGGCGGGATGGCGAGAACCCTTTCCGCCTCCGGCTCGCCGCACAACGCGATCCTGCTGGGTGCGGGCAGCGAGGAAAGCATCCAGCGCAGCGAGGTCAGCGCTTTGTTAGGCGGCATCGCCGAGGCATCGATCCCCGGCGTTTCCACGATACTCGGCAAGCCCGCCGTTTCCCCTGAGATCCACTACATGACATTTTTGGAAACGCCCGCCGGCGGGAAAGGGCAGGGGCTTTTCCGTGGCGTGACTCCCAAGGCGCTGCTGGTGCATCCCGAAGTGCGCATCACCAGCGGCACTTTTCCCGGAGCGGGCGAGGTCATGCTCGGCAGGCTCGCATGGCGCAAGCTCGGCCTTCCCGCGGAAAGCCTGATGCCCGGTTCCAAGGTCATCATCGACGGCGCGGAGCTCACCGTCTCCGGCATCTTCGCCGCCCCCGGCACCGTCATGGAATCCGAAATCTGGGCTGCCATCGGCGATCTCCATATGCTCGCCCAGCGCGAGACCGTCTCCTGTGTGGTGATGAAAATGGAAACCCTGAGGGATTTCGCGGAAGCCGAGCTTTTCAGCCAGCAGCGGCTCGACCTGGAGCTCACGGCGATGCGGGAAAGCGATTACTATGCGGCGCTCAGCGATTTCTACCGCCCGCTGCGCATCATGACCTGGATCACCGCCGGGCTCGTCGCCGCCGGGGCGGTCTTCGGCGGATTCAACACCCTCTATGCAGCCTTCGCCTCCCGCATCCGCGAGCTGGCCACGCTCCAAGCCATCGGCTTCGGGCGGGCGGCGGTGTTTTTCAGCCTCGTGCAGGAAAGCCTCGTCGCATGCCTCGCCGGCACCCTGCTCGCCTCCGTGCTCGCCATCTTCCTTCTGGATGGCTTGACGATTCCCTTTTCCATCGGCGCGTTCACGCTTACCGTTTCACCGGCGGTGGCGGTTGTCGGCCTTGTGGCCGGCACGCTGCTCGGCGTCATCGGCTCCATCCCGCCCGCCATACGCTGCCTCCAGCCATCATTGCCGAAAGCCCTGCGATCATAA